The genomic region ACAAATTCGATTGACTTGCTTAAATACTTAAAACATGGAGTAATTCTAATTTCACTTGGATAAATAAACAATGTAAtcaattaattacaaaattcggaGATAAATCACTCGTTAATTCATTCTGATTTGCTTTTTCGCACGTACATTCAGTTactaatgtttttatttatcaaatagtCTCAATGTGCtctttaaacaatttgaagTTGTTTTTCCATCTGTTCTGTCTCTAACATTGCAACAAGATATTTACAATCTCGTTTATTGTGGCAATAAACGTAACGCAATTCATAACGcacttaaacaaaaaataatttagcgttatttatatgtataataatttgttagcaaaaatattgagaaatgtcaaacaaaaataattcgtATTTATGACGATAGATGGCAACCAaaactgttttaatttttattaaaaaaacatcaaaatttgttttttaaaatcactcatttattaattttaacaattttaatcttaatataGATCGATtcagaattaaataattattttaacaatattaaaattaaattaaaataattttattagccCCCTATCGGTTTATATGCGAATTAGTTTTGGTTACAACTTGTCAATATGACAGATTCAAGATTCTTTTAgagtaagtttttaatttttacaaattattactttattttatccAATTTGATTCatgtaatgatttattttatagagaTTTATGATGGATGATCcactaaaagttgttttattaaagggtgggaattaattattaaacgaTAAGTTGCCCAAAAAAATGGAGTTtagatttaataaagaaattaattaaaaaaaaaatctacctGCATCTCCGAGACTGATTAAactcaataaaataaaaacccaccacattttattttcaattaaaataccTTTTTCACTTAAAATATCTCCATTGACCTCTTTATATAGGTTTGCTTATCTGATATCAATATGTGCATGTCGTAATTAACTAATCGAAACATTATAGAAATGGTACTTGACACTTGCTACTGATTCGGGTTTTGATTGGATTCATTTGTattgcaacaaaaaataaataaaaaatccttttgtattaaaataaaaagttttgggTGAGTAAAACCACTTCAAATATACAATTACAAGTATATTTTGGACGATAACAagtcaataataaattaattattaatttataaatgatttttagagccccaataacatttttttattggtttatCTTGTCcagtataattaatatttatttatatcggctattacttttttttaataattttatgtatatatttttttctaaacattGATCGCggtgatatttttatttttcttcaaacattaataaaattatttaaataattggacgtttaaacgtcaaaaactgtatatttggttgcataacttttttgacgtttgaagaaaaattaaaattataaataataatcgcAATTGATTGTTACACGAAAATCGATGGAAGAccaaagataaattaatttgattttttatattaacttaaaattattgtcTTTGGATATTCGCCTAAATTGGggattacttttttttagatttgatTGAGATTGCTTGAACGTCCAATGAattatctaatttaattttttttattaattagctAAAAAAAACGAGGAGTCTCTTTGGAATTTCTTCGTTAATTTggttcaatttttgatttataccCTGTTTTTTTTTCCGATCCAATTCCGCTTAATCATTTCCAAACGAAACTCTTcgcaactttattttttgtgttgtatACAAACCCTGTATTTGCTTAAGCTATAATAAATTCAACTCGGTTTACGTAAATTCAATAACTTATTTGgtaatatttataatgaatcgaacttcttttatatatttataattgtttaagCGATGTGCTGCggaatacatttttattacacatataatttattttccattattttcttcaaaccaACTAATTTTTAGCTGTTAAAATAGTAACAAATTCTACGAAGaataaattagttaataaataaataaacttaattgtttaaaatcaccTTCGTAATTAACTTGCCCATCTCCGTCGATATCGGCCTCCTTAATCATATCTTCAACTTCCTCCTCCGACAAGCGTTCCCCCAAACTAGTCATAACGTGTCTCAATTCATTCGAAGATATTAACCCATCGTTGTTTTTGTCGAAAACGCGAAAAGCCTCGCGGAGTTCTTCTTCTCCATCGGCATCTTTCATCTTTTTCGACATCATTTGAAGGAATTCGTTGAATTCAATCGTGCCGTTCCCATCTTGATCGACTTCGTTTACCATGTCACGAAGTTCCGTTTCTACAAACATAAAGTTCATCATAAAGttatttggtttttattttactaaaactacaactaacactagacctagaactagaaactttcgggttaagccgtgcgccttttgaaaaaatatttgacgtttgacacttcgaacttgtttttgaagaattttacaacatggcatccgaaacgtcaaatattttttcaaaaggcGCACAGCTGATCCCGAAAGTttatagttctagttttagtttaattaacaccggccgtgaaagccttcgtacttatatggtttttatttatttaccggTTGGTCTTTGACCGAGGGATCTCATCACAACGCCTAACTCGGCCATAGTGATTGTGCCATCTTCGTCTTTATCGAACAACATAAAAGCTTCTTTGAATTctaaaacgttatttttaaaacaattttatttatgtagtTAAAAAAGAATGATTACCTGCAACTTGGTCTTCTGATAAACCATACTCGgactgaaaaataaaaagaataattgaGGATGTTCCGGCTTTGATGTGAATAAAACGTTGTTAGGTGTGGGACGTTTTTACAGACTCGGTTTTTGGCAATTTGCCAATTTGGAACATTCTCAAATGCACGGGAGAACTCCAGGAAAAGGCTACGATAGCAGTACATCTTAGGTGCATCTTCGAATGgcgatgtttttttttttaatttttttgggttGGCGACGCGATGTCGTCCGTTTTCaacgaaaacgtcaaaaaaaaaaataataaaaccatAAAACGATTCCTCAaagaattttctatttttattttatgaagttaTTCATTTTAGCTCAAGGTGttattataaatagaaaagaacgattataaattaataagaaaaaaaactcCACAGTTTACCTACTGACTGCTGTATAACTTCACTATTACTCGTTAACCTCATTAAACGATCATATTCTTTCCCGTATTTTCCATCAACTTGCCTTCTATCCATTTTGATTTCTtccttatttattttgattcaaaaatgtttaattaaaacgaaagtAATTACATCGAAAAGACACTTGTTATTCAATCCGAAAACGCGCTGTTTATGCCAGAAAGTAGATATAAACCGCTGTAACACGCAAACTGTTGGTGTTGTGTGTTGTTTGATTCTTGGCAAGTGCGAAGAATCAAAACGAAAGCGTCTGCCCGAGATTTCATCGTGTGTGTGCGTCGTTTACCCGACGATTTTAAATAGATTTTCGACCtcattgaatttatttattttatcaccggcgtaaaagttcaaaaatttcttaattaactTTCATTTTAACAACGAATTTTATTTGGAATCTTTTTAATCTCGAATTTAACTCTCCATGTAGTATTTGGACTTCTATAATCAACATTAAGTCTGTTATTAACAGTGTATTTACCTCAACTAATAACATTTAGTCTTGTGGTAATATATTTTACATTGCTGCCAACAGTTTTTGGTCTTTTGCACACAGTATCAAGCTTTCTGCCAGTAGTGATTAGTCTTTTATTAGCAATATTTGGTATTTTCGGAGCATATCAAGCCTTCTggcagcaatatctagtctttttgTTGTATACCAAGTCTTCTGTCagtaatatctagtcttctaaaCAGTATCTGTCTTCTACAAACAGTATCAAACATACTACCAGTGGTGATTAACAATATCTGTTCTTTTTGTAGCATATCAAGTTTTCTGTCAGCAATATCCAGTCTTATAAGCAGTATTTCAACCTAAGTATAGCAGAGTGCACTTTGATTTTTTCTAGGACGTTAAATAAATGCTAAGTTCAGGTGGTAAAGAACCAACATCAACGCTGTATATGATGAAGGAAATTTTCcacaaactttaattttcacgATTTTCAAATCTTAAATTTCCGCATTAACAAACAAcaacatatctcaaaattaacCTAATGTGtatttaaaatactaatttacatttgaaattaatttaaaaaaagttaggttatgtggataaatttaaattgacaaGTCAcctgtcaaaaatatttaattctcGTTCAAGTGACGTTAGATGGGGTGAGTTGACTGCCAAATTAATTGTGACAATGAAATCAAAGGAAATTTTCCACAAACTTTGATTTTCcacgatttttaaatcttaaatttccgcagtaaaaaacaacatatttcaaaattaatctaatttgtatttaaaatactaatttacatttaaaaattgatttaaaaaaagttaggttatgtcgataaatttaaattgacaaaaaaatttatttgacaaagtgacgttcattcaaaaattaattttttcttaccaAATTAATCGTAACGATGAGATCGTGTTGATTGTGCTTCccctttttcgattttttgttgttcttgATCGGAACGGTGGCAACGGCGGCGGTGACGGCGGCTTTAGCGGGGGCTTGTTTAATCGGTTGCCCCTTTTGTTGCGCTTGGGGCAGCTTTTGCAACGATTTCccatgatttttattttgcttGTTGGCGCCGTGCGTCGGAGTCCTGGGTCCTCCCAAATTCTTTTGCCCGACACTTCCGTCGGCTGGCTTATTACGAGCCTAAAACCAAAATTCATCATAAACactcatttaataataactcgTCCGAATTTAGAAGTATTCGGTTTCAagtaaatattgtttgtttttatcATTTCCTTTCCAAAACCGTAGTAGTAAATGATTAATTGGTGTGTTTAGTGTTGTTTGGCACCTTTTATGAGTGTAAAATGCgcggtttataaataaagcgGCCTCATTGTTTTCGTTCTTCGTAAAACTCGAACTATAATAATTCTGGCGGTAACATAACCCGTTTTTAACCTATTTTTAGCTCCTCTCAATTTTAGTTTCGACTTCCTCCTCATTCAATCaaagttaaaaagtaatttttttgtttgttttaggTTGTggattatttcataaaaacacGAATTGTGTGGgagttaacttttttaattaattttaagaaaaggtaAATATTCTTAAGTAAAGAATCTTACAGTTGATTGTGAGGCGCATCTGCAGCCGCTTTGAGCCGGTTCTAAATTTAGGGGGCGCAACCGCCTGAAGTCTTGAGTATGTTATAAAATCTGGAACTTCAACGTCTTCCGTTTCAGTTTAATTTAGTCCGAGTTAAAACgttcaacaaaaaagaatcaaaatggtaattttaaacaattttaataaccatcaatttttaaaacaattctcATTTTAGCCTGAAATAGTCTTagataaagaacaaataataagtaagccccttaatcattttgaaccaatttggtttattaatcattaaattttagtGCTGCAAAAAGCCTTCAATATGTTCGATACCAGCAAAAAGGGGAGCATTGAAAAGGAGAAAGTTAGGATGATTTTGAACACTTTGGGGCACTCCTTTAACGATCAGGAATTGGAGGCGTTGTTGGAGAACGAAGATCGCCAAGGTAAAAATGTGGAATTACACAAAGTGATTAGTAATTAGAGTGGTAGCCTTCGGAAAGTTCTTCTTCGTGTTGGCGTGTCGTTAAAAGTCACGCAACGCTCCATCCGCTCTCTCTCTATCAATTATCCTGAAAGTGTGTGTTTGCGACCCCGTTTTTCCACGATCCATAATTACTCTGAATCAACACTTGCAAGATAATggaattaaaagttaataacaaaaaagtttcatcaaaaaatttttaattagaaaaaatcaattgttggggttgattcaaaaattgatatctcctTTGtatttgaaattgaagaaatgaaattttgtgGGTATTTTTAGAATTGAATAACGATTTTAATGCTTCAAACtactttttgatatctcaattagttcaggagaaaaaaattcttaaatttaatcaattttttaggttcTGGTGTTTTAAATTTCGACTCTTTCTGCCGCGTTGCGAGCCATTTTCTGGAAAGCGAAGACGACGAGGCTCTCcaaaaagaactaaaagaaGCCTTTAGGCTTTACGACAAAGAAGGAAACGGTTATATCCCCACATCTAGCTTAAGAGAAATTTTAGCCGCATTAGACGACCAGTTAACCGGCGATCAATTGAACGAAATGATTGCGGAAATCGATGCGGATTCCTCAGGAACCGTCGATTTTGATGGtgataatatatttatttattaacaaataattttaattaattcaattgtTATGTTTGTAGAATTCATGGCGATGATGACAGgtgattaataataagtatttaAGAACATGCATAAAAtataaggtttttttaatgtatcatTGTAAGGTTTGTTTtggttgttaataaaataaattaaaatgtaaaaacgatttttttttgcatgctAAATCGTGCAAAACTAAAATAAGAAtatatttaagttaattttaatttttaaaccctaattaaaatctacgctaagaaaattaatttttatcaaaaattgttaaccAAGATCTCGTTTCCAAACAATTCGTTACCTGACTGAGACTCCTATAGCTACTTGCACTTCCACTTCGTGCCTGCGaacaaaatataacaaaaaaaataacagttTTCGCGTTTATCATGAAAATTCATGCAAAGTATTGAGATGGTGGTTGTAGTTTCTGTTTGGTCTGGTTGTGGAGTGAATCGATTTGTGCCGGCTAAAGGTGAGAAAGTCAACATGAGGAGGAATATAGAGTAGGTTTGCTAAAATCCGCTCTACATCTCTCCACTAAACTATTGATTTCCGGTGCCCGATGCGATACATCATTTAAAGGCTGACACAAATTAACAGCAAAAAACGTCCGCTTCAATAATTCTATTCTaccgttaatttttttatttctttattaataaatttttaccttGCTTCGATTTCTCGGAGGAAACTCTTCTTTCGACGATTTCCTCCGTTTGTCTTTCAGAATCATTCGAGCAGCCGCAAAAGCCATATTaactaattctttaaaattgtttatttcaataaattttaaccgattttaaaCAGTTTTCGTCTTGAAATAAacacacatttttaaaaatcaactctctaaaaaaaaaattaaaggaataTTCTCTAATTAAACCAATTCTTAATCGGGGAGGAACTTTTTTGAcgagattaattaattttcagaaACCTAGGTCCCGGATGATGATAAATAATGCAGGAAGATATTATGCCAAGTCCAGGCTTCGCCGGAATTAATTAGAGAGAGAGGGAGCGGGCCGTACTTGAAAACGAAAACCGTGTCAAGAGTCGACGACGACGTCCCGAAAACAATTCCAATTTAGGCAATTtgcattttctttaattaatccaataaaaattttatcaacaaatttgacattttagtGCGGTTGTgctcaaaatttaatatcttcttTGCATTTTGAATCGAAGAAACGAAATTTTGTGGActcatttaaaattgaatgatGATTTTAATGCTTCAAaccgttttttgatatctcaattagtttaggagaaaaaaattcttaaagataACATTAACAATTTACCATGTAGAAAAATCCGTTTTTTAGGGTtaagttcaaaaattaatatctcctTTGCATTTAGAATCGAAGAAGCGAAACTCGGTGACTTTATTTAGAATTGAACGacaattttaatggtgaaatccattttttaatattccaaTTAGTTTATGAGAAAAGAATTCTTGAACTTATCATTAAAAACTCACCACatttaaaaatgcattttattAAGGTTGGGTTGAAAAATtcatatcaaattaataaataaaattaaagaaacaaaacATGGAGAATTTgttaactaattaataacaaatttaatgctgcaacccattttttaatatctcaattagtttcagagataaaaattgtttatcttcAGGAATCCTTTTTTGTTAaggataatttcaaaaattaatatttcggTTATATTTATAACCAAAGAAATGAAACTCGGTGAGTTTACACAGAATTTAACGCCAATTTTGATGGTATAAAGCATTTTGTGATATCGCAATTTCTTTTCGaggaaataatgtttaaagatcacaaaaaaaacgttttcttaGATTTTCCTCGTAATGAGATGCAGCTTACATTTAGGCTCCTGAAAATCATCCGgatcattaaaaatgaaacgtTTCGTCGAGGTTTCGCGACAatcgattattattatcaagaCAGAATCCGAGAACCTTTGGGAATTTCCCAGCTGGGGGACTCAACTGgagtaaaaagtttttaaaaatttaaatatttaaaaaaacgttcaTTTAAACGTTTCAATTCGTGcggaaataaatttgatattttaaaagctttaaaatgtAATCGGCCAAGTGTGAAAATCCCCAATTTTTTCAAcgggttaaaattaaattaatacagaTAATTTATCCAAACCAAAATGTAATTGATGTAGTTtcactttaattttaagacaccagttttaatttctttgataaacTCACGtgagtaataaaattttgatgaaaccGAGCGGCTTTGAACGCGTTTTCGTGAAAACTGAAGGGGTAACTACCCCCGGAGAACCGAATGTAACGAGTTCGCGCAAGCTTACTGGCTAAATTCCTGGTGCACGTCGTCCCATTTTCACCATTTTCCACTCACAACGTCTTTATTGAGTGtccaaaaattattcattttacattaattcattattcataattataaaaaataatttaggttggtattacatttaaatttcaaattgtcAGTGGCAACTCACaactgattttatttaatatttgttttaaattaaaattaacttttcatTTAATCGTaacccaaaaatattcaaaagtaGATGCgttatcgatttttcacgataaAACGGTGCCAAAAAGAACCAAGTGGAGTACATGGAATAGAGCAAAACAAAGAGaacgtttaataaataaaaagaagaattaGTATCTATATAATCCaagaaatatcaataattttttaataaaattgcatttattttattaaataagttaaattatcttaaaaaaataaaaaaaaactaggttggtattaattttaaatttcaacttGACAGTGACAGcccataaattaataattattaataaatttacattaaaattgttaataatgaaa from Onthophagus taurus isolate NC chromosome 5, IU_Otau_3.0, whole genome shotgun sequence harbors:
- the LOC111426198 gene encoding calmodulin-like isoform X5; the encoded protein is MDRRQVDGKYGKEYDRLMRLTSNSEVIQQSSEYGLSEDQVAEFKEAFMLFDKDEDGTITMAELGVVMRSLGQRPTETELRDMVNEVDQDGNGTIEFNEFLQMMSKKMKDADGEEELREAFRVFDKNNDGLISSNELRHVMTSLGERLSEEEVEDMIKEADIDGDGQVNYEEFVTILTAKN
- the LOC111426198 gene encoding calmodulin-like isoform X4, which translates into the protein MKTSSFSLRVMRRARNKPADGSVGQKNLGGPRTPTHGANKQNKNHGKSLQKLPQAQQKGQPIKQAPAKAAVTAAVATVPIKNNKKSKKGKHNQHDLIVTINLSEYGLSEDQVAEFKEAFMLFDKDEDGTITMAELGVVMRSLGQRPTETELRDMVNEVDQDGNGTIEFNEFLQMMSKKMKDADGEEELREAFRVFDKNNDGLISSNELRHVMTSLGERLSEEEVEDMIKEADIDGDGQVNYEEFVTILTAKN
- the LOC111426198 gene encoding calmodulin-like isoform X3, yielding MKTSSFSLRVMRRARSGSASSYRSLSQARNKPADGSVGQKNLGGPRTPTHGANKQNKNHGKSLQKLPQAQQKGQPIKQAPAKAAVTAAVATVPIKNNKKSKKGKHNQHDLIVTINLSEYGLSEDQVAEFKEAFMLFDKDEDGTITMAELGVVMRSLGQRPTETELRDMVNEVDQDGNGTIEFNEFLQMMSKKMKDADGEEELREAFRVFDKNNDGLISSNELRHVMTSLGERLSEEEVEDMIKEADIDGDGQVNYEEFVTILTAKN
- the LOC111426198 gene encoding calmodulin-like isoform X1, with the protein product MAFAAARMILKDKRRKSSKEEFPPRNRSKARSGSASSYRSLSQARNKPADGSVGQKNLGGPRTPTHGANKQNKNHGKSLQKLPQAQQKGQPIKQAPAKAAVTAAVATVPIKNNKKSKKGKHNQHDLIVTINLSEYGLSEDQVAEFKEAFMLFDKDEDGTITMAELGVVMRSLGQRPTETELRDMVNEVDQDGNGTIEFNEFLQMMSKKMKDADGEEELREAFRVFDKNNDGLISSNELRHVMTSLGERLSEEEVEDMIKEADIDGDGQVNYEEFVTILTAKN
- the LOC111426198 gene encoding calmodulin-like isoform X2, with translation MAFAAARMILKDKRRKSSKEEFPPRNRSKARNKPADGSVGQKNLGGPRTPTHGANKQNKNHGKSLQKLPQAQQKGQPIKQAPAKAAVTAAVATVPIKNNKKSKKGKHNQHDLIVTINLSEYGLSEDQVAEFKEAFMLFDKDEDGTITMAELGVVMRSLGQRPTETELRDMVNEVDQDGNGTIEFNEFLQMMSKKMKDADGEEELREAFRVFDKNNDGLISSNELRHVMTSLGERLSEEEVEDMIKEADIDGDGQVNYEEFVTILTAKN
- the LOC111426207 gene encoding troponin C-like; translation: MPEIVLDKEQIIMLQKAFNMFDTSKKGSIEKEKVRMILNTLGHSFNDQELEALLENEDRQGSGVLNFDSFCRVASHFLESEDDEALQKELKEAFRLYDKEGNGYIPTSSLREILAALDDQLTGDQLNEMIAEIDADSSGTVDFDEFMAMMTGD